In the genome of Nitrospinaceae bacterium, one region contains:
- a CDS encoding dihydrodipicolinate synthase family protein: protein MASYKKSDARTYCKDNMKGIWAAIPYPFDKNDNIDEDAYRADIRHYIDDLDIKGFFIGGMIGEFWCMTKEERLRGQEISCDEAGDVPIIAHTGHTSAKEAVELTNAAAEAGATYAILANPYLGAQGIPERVRAYFKYVCDNVDLGVSLFNTGATGYSLSPQLIKELVGDNENICCVKNAQPKYHCDEVRHAVGDDIVVSDPMETQWFYNRAYHKQQTFMSGPDPFLYQRTGNLTMQKYTDLIDVGNVDEAWTASEVMNPMRRVMDKWIWGPWSRGAFPIPALKYWMSLMGMSGGPSRAPMIPLTADEKKELEGDLRGVGLID, encoded by the coding sequence ATGGCTTCCTACAAAAAATCTGACGCAAGGACTTACTGCAAAGACAACATGAAGGGCATATGGGCGGCGATACCCTATCCCTTCGATAAGAACGACAATATCGACGAGGACGCGTATCGCGCCGACATTCGTCACTACATCGATGACCTTGACATCAAGGGCTTTTTTATCGGCGGCATGATTGGTGAGTTCTGGTGCATGACCAAAGAAGAGCGCCTTCGCGGCCAGGAGATCTCCTGCGATGAGGCGGGCGATGTGCCCATTATCGCACACACCGGCCACACCTCGGCGAAAGAGGCGGTCGAACTGACGAACGCTGCGGCCGAGGCGGGTGCGACCTACGCAATTCTGGCGAATCCGTATCTGGGCGCCCAGGGGATTCCCGAGCGGGTCCGTGCCTACTTTAAATATGTTTGCGACAACGTGGACTTGGGTGTTTCGCTCTTCAACACCGGGGCGACCGGCTATTCGCTCTCGCCTCAGCTCATCAAAGAGCTGGTGGGTGACAACGAGAACATCTGCTGCGTTAAGAACGCCCAGCCGAAATATCATTGCGATGAAGTGCGCCATGCGGTGGGCGATGACATCGTTGTGAGCGATCCGATGGAGACACAGTGGTTCTACAACAGGGCCTATCACAAACAGCAGACGTTCATGAGCGGCCCCGACCCGTTCCTCTATCAGCGCACGGGCAACCTCACCATGCAGAAGTACACCGACCTCATCGATGTGGGAAATGTCGATGAGGCCTGGACGGCGAGCGAGGTGATGAATCCGATGCGCCGGGTGATGGACAAATGGATCTGGGGTCCGTGGTCGAGAGGTGCCTTCCCGATTCCGGCGCTCAAGTACTGGATGTCCCTGATGGGAATGTCGGGTGGCCCCTCGCGGGCGCCGATGATTCCGCTGACGGCGGATGAGAAAAAAGAGCTCGAAGGCGATCTTCGGGGCGTGGGGCTCATCGACTAG